A region of the Trueperaceae bacterium genome:
GCGGGTGGAACGGCCTGCGCTCGCGGTAGACGAACGAACGGACCCCGTACTCCTCGGTCTCCGGCACGTGGACCCCTTCCAGCTCCTTGATCCAGGCCGCCGACGTGGCGGCGGTCTCGAGATCGAAGAGGCCGGTGTCGAGGACCTTGTCCAGGGGGACCTTGCCGTGGTCGGCCCTCACGATCTCGGCGCCGGGGTTGAGCGCGCGCAGCCGCGCCTCCACCTGGCGCAGCTCGTCGGCGGGGACGAGGTCGCACTTGTTGAGGACGATGACGTCGCAGAACTCTACCTGGTCGGTCAACAGGTCGGTGACCGTGCGCTCGTCGTCCGCGCCGAGGCTCTCGCCTCGCTCGCCGATGCCGTCGAACCCGTAGAAGTCCGTCAGGAAGGCGTTGGCGTCGACGACGGTCACCATCGTGTCGAGCCGCGCCACCCGGCTGAGGCTGCTGCCAGTCTCGTCCTCGAACACGAACGTCTGCGCGACGGGCAGGGGCTCGCTGATGCCGGTCGACTCGATGAGCAGGTAGTCGAAGCGCCGCTCGCGCGCGAGGCGCGACACCTCGACGAGGAGGTCGTCGCGCAGCGTGCAGCAGATGCAGCCGTTGGTCATCTCGACGAGCGTCTCCTCCGTGCGCGAGAGGGCCGCCCCGTCGCGGGAGACGAGGTCGGCGTCGATGTTCACCTCGCTCATGTCGTTGACTATGACCGCGACCCGCCGCCCCTCGCGGTTGTTGAGCACGTGGTTTAGGAGCGTCGTCTTGCCCGCCCCGAGGAAGCCTGAGAGGACCGTCACGGGCAGGCGGCCGGCCGAGGCCGCCGGTCCACTCCCTTGCGTCCGGGGTCCGGAGGTGCGTTTGTCGTCGGTCATTCGGGCCTCTCACTCTCTTGTTTGCGAATGAGTCGCAAAAGCATCTAGAGTGTAGTCGCCGACGCGGAGCCAGTCAACAGCCCCACCTGCGAGCCGGCCGGTAGGCCGAACGTCACGAGGTCGCCAGGGTAGGGTGCAAGCCTGATGGCCTACGCGCGACCCGCGCATCGCGGCCGGCCGTGCGACGCGCCCAGCGGGTAACATCGCGGCATGCAGCGCCAAGCCCTCGCCCGCGCCATCACCGATCGCTCCCTCGTCCACGGCCAGTTCCGCTTGCGCTCCGGCGCGACGAGCACCGAGTACTTCGACAAGTACATGTTCGAGTCTGACCCGCGGCTGCTGCGCGCCATCGCCGAGGCGCTCGCACCGCTCGTGCCGGCCGGCGTCGACGCCCTTGCTGGGCTCGAGCTCGGCGGCGTGCCGCTGGCCGTCATGCTCTCGCAAGTGACGGGCATCCCGACCTTGTTCGTGCGCAAGAAGGCCAAGGAGTACGGCACCATGCGCTTCGCCGAGGGGGGCGAGGTGGCGGGCAGGCGCCTGCTCCTGATCGAGGACGTGGTCACCTCCGGCGGCCAGGTCGTGCTCTCGACCCGCGACCTGCGCGGCGCGGGAGCCACCGTCGAGACGGCGCTATGCGTGATCGACCGCGAGGCGGGCGGCGGCGGGGCGCTGGCGGCCGAGGGCGTGGCGCTCCATGCGCTCTTCACCATGAGCGAGCTGAAGGCGGCCTGAGCGCCCCTCGCGGGGCCGCTCGTCGGCGTCACGAGCCTCGCCGGTCGCCTTGCCGGCACCGTGGCAAGGGGCCCGCGACCGCAAACCGTTGCGCGCGTCCGGCCACCGCGCGGCTTCCCTGGCGGCCCGCGTACACTTGGTCATGACCCAGGACACGCTCTTCGCCAAGATCGTGCGCCGCGAGATCCCGGCCGACATCGTCTACCAGGACGACCTCGTCACCGCGTTCCGCGACATCCACCCGCAGGCCCCGGTGCACGTGCTCATCGTGCCCAACGCCGTCGTCCCGACGGCAGCCGACGCCGAGACCGAGCACGAGGCGGCGCTAGGCCGGATGTTCACGGCGGCGCGCAAGATAGCCGAACGGGAAGGCTTGGGCGAAGGCTACCGCCTGATCGTGAACTGCAAGGACCATGGGGGCCAAGAGGTCTACCACCTGCACATGCACTTGCTGGGCGGCAGGCCGCTCGGTCCGATGCTCGACCACTCCTTCGGGAAGCGCTGACACCGCCGGGGCGACCGACGGTCGTAAGGGCGCCGCCACGACCGCGCCCTTACGCCGGACCGGCAGCACCTACCGTGCTCACGGCGCCGCGGAGGGGTTAGCCTAGCGGCATGGCTAACGAGATGACCTACCGCAGGCTTGGCAGCAGCGGCCTCAAGCTGAGCACGGTGAGCTTGGGCGGCTGGACGACTTACGGACAGACGGTCGCCGAGCAGGACCGCGTGACCCGCCTGATCGAGCGCGCCGTCGAGCTCGGGGTCAACTACTTCGACACGGCCGACGTCTACGCGAACGGCAAGTGCGAGGAGGTCATGGGCCCCGCCCTGACCGCCGCCGCCCCGCGCCACCACCTCGTGGTGGCCAGCAAGGTGTTCGGGAAGATGTCCGACGACGTCAACGACCGCGGCCTGAGCCGCAAGCACATCCTGGAGTCGATCGACCGCAGCCTCGACCGCCTCGGCCTCGACTACCTCGACATCTACTTCGCGCACCGCTACGACCCGGAGACGACGCTCGAGGAGACCGTGGAGGCGTTCTCCGACGTCGTGCGCTCCGGCCGCACGCACTACTGGGGCACGAGCATGTGGTCGGCCGCCCAGATCGCGGAGGCTGTCACCTTCGCGAAGGCGAACGGCCTCGTCGCGCCCGTCGTCGAGCAGGCCGAGTACTCCATGCTGCGCCGCGAGCGCGCCGAGAACGAGGTCTTGCCGGTCACGAGCGCCAAGGGCGTGGGCGTGGTCGTCTTCAGCCCGTTGGCGCAGGGCATGCTCACCGGCAAGTACGACGGCGGCGTACCGGCCGGCTCGCGCTTCGCGGAGTTCGAGAGCTTCAAGGAGCGGTTCTTCAACGACGAGAACGCCGCCCGCGTGCGCGCCCTCAAGGACGTGGCCGACGACCTGGGCGTGACGCGTGGTCAGCTGGCCCTCGCCTGGATCCTGCGCAACTCGAACGTGGCCTCCGTCATCACGGGCGCCACCCGCGTCGAGCAGCTCGAGGAGAACGTCGGTGCCGCCAAGCTGAGCCTGACCGACGACGTGCTGGCGCGCATCGACCGGGCGCTCATCTAGCGGGACCGACCGGCGAGCTCGTGAAGCTCTACCACGCGGCCGAGATGCGGGAAGCCGACGAGCGCGCGG
Encoded here:
- the zigA gene encoding zinc metallochaperone GTPase ZigA, whose translation is MTDDKRTSGPRTQGSGPAASAGRLPVTVLSGFLGAGKTTLLNHVLNNREGRRVAVIVNDMSEVNIDADLVSRDGAALSRTEETLVEMTNGCICCTLRDDLLVEVSRLARERRFDYLLIESTGISEPLPVAQTFVFEDETGSSLSRVARLDTMVTVVDANAFLTDFYGFDGIGERGESLGADDERTVTDLLTDQVEFCDVIVLNKCDLVPADELRQVEARLRALNPGAEIVRADHGKVPLDKVLDTGLFDLETAATSAAWIKELEGVHVPETEEYGVRSFVYRERRPFHPQRLDELLDSEAFADVVRAKGLLWVATRPAYVGLLSLAGRTITLDPLGTWWATAPEASWGVEESDKAAIKANWHPEWGDRKHELVFIGIGMDERAIRADLDAALVTEDEAAAGVAAWSTFPDPLPAWE
- the pyrE gene encoding orotate phosphoribosyltransferase is translated as MQRQALARAITDRSLVHGQFRLRSGATSTEYFDKYMFESDPRLLRAIAEALAPLVPAGVDALAGLELGGVPLAVMLSQVTGIPTLFVRKKAKEYGTMRFAEGGEVAGRRLLLIEDVVTSGGQVVLSTRDLRGAGATVETALCVIDREAGGGGALAAEGVALHALFTMSELKAA
- a CDS encoding HIT domain-containing protein, encoding MTQDTLFAKIVRREIPADIVYQDDLVTAFRDIHPQAPVHVLIVPNAVVPTAADAETEHEAALGRMFTAARKIAEREGLGEGYRLIVNCKDHGGQEVYHLHMHLLGGRPLGPMLDHSFGKR
- a CDS encoding aldo/keto reductase family protein translates to MANEMTYRRLGSSGLKLSTVSLGGWTTYGQTVAEQDRVTRLIERAVELGVNYFDTADVYANGKCEEVMGPALTAAAPRHHLVVASKVFGKMSDDVNDRGLSRKHILESIDRSLDRLGLDYLDIYFAHRYDPETTLEETVEAFSDVVRSGRTHYWGTSMWSAAQIAEAVTFAKANGLVAPVVEQAEYSMLRRERAENEVLPVTSAKGVGVVVFSPLAQGMLTGKYDGGVPAGSRFAEFESFKERFFNDENAARVRALKDVADDLGVTRGQLALAWILRNSNVASVITGATRVEQLEENVGAAKLSLTDDVLARIDRALI